In Triticum aestivum cultivar Chinese Spring chromosome 5B, IWGSC CS RefSeq v2.1, whole genome shotgun sequence, the following proteins share a genomic window:
- the LOC123117779 gene encoding uncharacterized protein, translating to MPPTTPVPFLPEELLEEVFLHLPPDEPEHLVRASLASKLWLGLLTGARFRGRYHDHHGAPPMLGFLYTLPFLWSSPLSTDPRPHFVPTTKFAARIPDHLREYDAQDCRHGRVLLRYKMLFIWNPITGCSTELPTSTEYMEAESSGAAVLCAVTGCDHRACHEGPFQVVFVYLDQDEGEGVCVASAAVLLSDSSKRPNGKWCEPCSRLHLVDDAFIEARPPVLVQDALHFMLRHYADYRRVGILKYDLGSNCLSLIDAPLEGPVIDDAATLMAMEDDSLGFAHVERLTLNLWSRQIGSHGVASWTQRAIVDLGNLLPVQNPEEDLELLGSVEGSDTVFVTTDMGIYEINLKSLRWKKLWKTDKFCALIPYMSFYNR from the coding sequence aTGCCGCCGACGACCCCGGTTCCATTTCTGCCGGAAGAGCTTCTCGAGGAGGTCTTCCTCCACCTCCCGCCGGACGAGCCGGAGCacctcgtgcgcgcctccctcgcCAGCAAGCTATGGCTCGGCCTCCTCACCGGCGCTCGCTTCCGCGGCCGCTACCACGACCACCATGGAGCTCCCCCCATGCTCGGCTTCCTATATACCCTGCCCTTCTTATGGTCCAGTCCGCTGTCGACAGACCCCCGCCCACACTTCGTCCCCACCACGAAATTCGCCGCACGCATTCCCGACCACCTCCGGGAGTACGATGCGCAGGACTGCCGCCATGGCCGCGTTCTCCTCAGGTATAAGATGCTCTTCATTTGGAACCCCATAACCGGCTGCTCCACGGAGCTGCCCACCTCCACAGAATACATGGAGGCCGAAAGCAGTGGGGCTGCGGTGCTCTGCGCCGTCACCGGCTGTGACCACCGCGCGTGTCATGAGGGCCCCTTCCAGGTCGTCTTTGTCTACCTGGACCAGGATGAGGGCGAGGGTGTTTGTGTTGCATCCGCAGCCGTGCTCTTGTCTGATTCCAGCAAGCGGCCCAATGGCAAATGGTGCGAGCCATGCTCTCGTCTTCATCTTGTGGATGATGCATTCATTGAGGCAAGACCCCCGGTCCTCGTCCAAGACGCACTTCACTTCATGCTTAGGCACTATGCGGATTATCGTCGTGTAGGAATTCTCAAGTATGACCTGGGCTCTAACTGCTTATCACTAATTGATGCGCCATTGGAGGGGCCTGTCATTGACGATGCCGCTACACTCATGGCGATGGAGGATGACAGCTTGGGATTTGCACATGTGGAAAGGTTAACCCTCAATCTGTGGTCAAGGCAGATTGGTTCTCACGGAGTTGCCTCATGGACTCAGCGTGCAATCGTCGATCTTGGGAACCTTCTCCCCGTTCAAAATCCCGAGGAAGATCTTGAACTGCTTGGATCTGTGGAGGGCAGTGATACTGTTTTCGTGACCACGGACATGGGCATCTACGAGATTAATCTCAAGTCACTACGATGGAAGAAGCTGTGGAAGACAGACAAGTTCTGTGCTTTGATTCCGTACATGAGTTTCTACAACCGCTGA
- the LOC123117780 gene encoding uncharacterized protein — protein sequence MPPPPTPAARPAPTLPDELIEEVFLRLPPDEPSSLVRASLASSFWLGLLTGTSFSVRYREFHDAPPMLGFFYSWLHADRPSDEGESPVQRFAFTTKFGARIPDVVEWEDYEALDCRHGRVLFENPFGCPAPMFVWDPMTGCTRYLERPDGCWRNGATVVCAVRGCDHRLCDGGPVRVVFFTTGDGDGCVAHASVALLEMDDAWNESSDLDLELELEWTLSTGLELEARRAFIPEIMPPVLIKDALYYMLSIVDGVHDMAILKYDMASDGLSLIDLPDVRSNGLPLKDHSFIPMAMGGGNLGFAQVDGLTLNLWSGSFQTGAEGLASWTQHRVVDLKNLLPIQNPNKSLRLIGSMEGSDIIFVTTDLGIYQISLKSLMWKKLWKSEKFSALIPYMSFYNPQERINPYDEDH from the exons ATGCCGCCGCCTCCGACTCCGGCGGCGAGGCCTGCACCGACGCTGCCGGACGAGCTTATCGAGGAGGTCTTCCTCCGCCTCCCACCGGACGAGCCCTCGAGCCTCGTGCGTGCCTCCCTGGCCAGCAGCTTTTGGCTTGGCCTCCTCACCGGCACTAGCTTCTCCGTTCGCTACCGAGAGTTCCATGATGCTCCCCCCATGCTGGGCTTCTTTTATTCCTGGCTCCACGCCGACCGCCCCAGCGACGAAGGAGAATCCCCCGTCCAACGCTTTGCCTTCACCACGAAATTCGGCGCGCGCATTCCCGATGTCGTGGAATGGGAGGACTATGAAGCGTTGGACTGCCGCCATGGCCGCGTTCTCTTTGAAAACCCCTTTGGGTGTCCCGCCCCGATGTTCGTTTGGGACCCCATGACGGGCTGCACGAGGTACCTGGAGAGGCCCGATGGATGCTGGAGGAATGGGGCCACGGTGGTCTGTGCTGTGAGAGGCTGTGACCACCGCTTGTGTGATGGGGGCCCCGTCCGTGTGGTCTTTTTCACGACCGGTGACGGTGATGGTTGTGTTGCACACGCGTCCGTCGCGTTGCTGGAGATGGATGATGCGTGGAACGAGAGCTCtgatcttgatcttgagcttgagcttgagtGGACCCTGAGCACTGGTCTTGAACTTGAAGCTAGGCGTGCATTCATTCCGGAAATAATGCCCCCTGTCCTCATCAAAGACGCACTCTACTACATGCTTTCCATTGTTGATGGTGTTCATGACATGGCTATTCTCAAGTACGACATGGCCTCCGATGGCTTGTCATTGATTGATCTACCGGACGTGCGCTCTAATGGCTTACCACTCAAAGACCATTCCTTTATCCCCATGGCCATGGGGGGTGGCAATTTGGGGTTTGCACAAGTGGACGGGTTAACCCTCAACCTATGGTCAGGCTCATTCCAGACGGGTGCCGAGGGCCTTGCGTCATGGACTCAGCATAGAGTTGTCGATCTTAAGAACCTTCTCCCTATTCAGAATCCCAATAAAAGTCTTAGGCTGATTGGATCCATGGAAGGCAGTGATATCATTTTCGTGACTACAGACCTTGGCATCTACCAGATTAGTCTCAAGTCCCTCATGTGGAAAAAGCTATGGAAGAGCGAGAAGTTCAGTGCTTTGATTCCGTACATGAGTTTCTACAATCCACAAG AGAGGATCAACCCCTATGATGAAGATCATTGA